A window of the Yersinia rochesterensis genome harbors these coding sequences:
- a CDS encoding fimbrial biogenesis chaperone, protein MFNINSYRYLLIPLLILMGISFANASVVMSGSRIIYSAGEKEHSVQLTNKDNFPNAVQVWLDSGDAQSTPETGKAPFIVTPPFFRIEANAGQTLRLKYTGSGLPTDRESVFYLNFLQVPPVNKAEKNNKMLVLMRNRIKVFYRPENIAGRVDQVASTLTFTVRQQGKNVVVTGKNPTGFYATIASGEVVGGGKKLKMKSEMIAPMSQAQWIIPTSSAPSNAMVNFLLVNDFGGQDAGSYKIQ, encoded by the coding sequence ATGTTTAATATAAATAGCTACCGCTATCTGCTTATCCCTTTATTAATTCTTATGGGTATATCTTTTGCTAACGCCAGCGTAGTCATGAGCGGCAGCCGTATTATATATTCGGCAGGTGAAAAAGAGCACAGTGTCCAATTAACCAATAAAGATAATTTTCCTAATGCTGTCCAGGTCTGGTTAGACAGTGGTGATGCTCAATCAACACCAGAAACGGGTAAAGCTCCGTTTATTGTCACCCCGCCGTTCTTTCGTATTGAAGCAAATGCAGGCCAAACATTACGGCTGAAATATACCGGAAGTGGTTTGCCAACGGACAGAGAATCTGTGTTCTATCTTAATTTTTTACAGGTTCCCCCCGTTAATAAAGCAGAAAAGAATAATAAAATGTTAGTGTTGATGCGTAACCGCATTAAAGTGTTTTATCGGCCCGAAAATATTGCTGGCCGTGTTGACCAAGTTGCTAGCACACTGACTTTTACTGTACGCCAACAAGGTAAAAATGTTGTTGTGACAGGCAAAAATCCAACCGGGTTCTATGCCACCATTGCCAGTGGTGAAGTCGTTGGCGGTGGTAAAAAACTCAAAATGAAATCAGAGATGATTGCTCCAATGTCTCAGGCTCAGTGGATTATTCCAACTTCATCTGCCCCTTCAAATGCTATGGTTAATTTCCTGTTAGTGAATGATTTTGGCGGGCAAGATGCCGGTAGTTACAAAATTCAATAG
- a CDS encoding fimbrial protein: MNKITLAMALFAASTTASMAASNNTITFQGEVTSQTCAVTVNGLDANPTVLLPTVSSGDLDTQGKTAGKTTFTLGVSGCAESTDDIDIKTVFVGNQVTTNGNLQNTGTASNVELQLLKDAVTTTAIDLNSGVPQEGMVLKANATSAEHDFAVQYYATGQAGPGSVIASVQYAVSYL, encoded by the coding sequence ATGAATAAGATTACTTTGGCTATGGCTTTATTCGCAGCATCTACAACTGCTTCAATGGCAGCTAGCAATAATACAATTACTTTCCAAGGTGAAGTTACTTCACAAACTTGTGCTGTTACCGTCAACGGCCTGGACGCAAACCCAACTGTATTATTGCCAACAGTATCAAGCGGCGATTTAGATACTCAGGGTAAAACCGCCGGTAAGACAACCTTTACTCTGGGTGTATCAGGCTGTGCAGAAAGCACTGATGATATTGATATAAAAACAGTTTTTGTTGGCAACCAAGTTACAACTAATGGTAACTTACAAAATACCGGCACAGCATCAAATGTTGAGCTTCAATTACTGAAAGATGCCGTCACAACAACAGCTATTGATCTGAATAGTGGTGTACCACAAGAGGGTATGGTGTTAAAAGCCAACGCAACATCAGCAGAACATGATTTCGCTGTTCAATATTATGCTACCGGTCAAGCTGGCCCTGGTTCTGTGATCGCCTCTGTACAATACGCAGTTTCTTACCTGTAA
- the ppiC gene encoding peptidylprolyl isomerase PpiC, with translation MANKASALHILVDDEKQANDILAQLNNGANFQELAKKFSNCPSKRNGGDLGEFNKGDMVPAFDKAVFSCELLQPYGPVKTQFGYHIIKVLYRN, from the coding sequence ATGGCAAACAAAGCTTCTGCACTGCACATTCTGGTTGATGATGAAAAGCAGGCAAACGATATTCTGGCACAGTTGAATAACGGTGCAAATTTCCAAGAGTTAGCGAAAAAATTCTCTAACTGCCCGTCAAAACGTAACGGCGGCGATCTGGGTGAGTTCAATAAAGGGGATATGGTTCCGGCATTCGATAAAGCTGTATTCAGCTGCGAACTACTGCAACCCTATGGCCCAGTCAAAACCCAGTTCGGTTATCATATTATTAAAGTTTTATATCGTAATTAA
- the rep gene encoding DNA helicase Rep: protein MRLNPSQQQAVEFVTGPCLVLAGAGSGKTRVITNKIAHLIRQCGYQPKHIAAVTFTNKAAREMKERVAQTLGRKEARGLMIATFHTLGLEIIKKEYKALGMKSNFSLFDAQDQLGLLKDLTQKWLEDDKTLLQQLISQISNWKNDLLDPAAAAALARSERDKLFVHCYGLYDAHLKACNVLDFDDLISLPTLLLQNNLEVRERWQNRLRYLLVDEYQDTNTSQYQMVKLLVGSRARFTVVGDDDQSIYSWRGARPQNLVLLNEDFPQLQVIKLEQNYRSSGRILKAANILIANNPHVFEKKLFSKLDYGDELTVITANNEDHEAERVVGELIAHHFVKKTQYSDYAILYRGNHQSRLFEKLLMQNRIPYRISGGDSFFSRPEIKDLLAYLRVLTNQDDDSAFLRIVNTPKREIGSATVQKLGEWANVRNKSLFRASFDLGLGEHLKGRGLESLQRFTHWMDGIIRLVEHEPVAAVRDLIHGIDYESWLFETSPSPKAAEMRMKNVNLLFSWMTEMLEGSELNEPMTLTQVVTRFTLRDMMERGESDEELDQVQLMTLHASKGLEFPYVFLVGMEEGLLPHQSSIDEDNVDEERRLAYVGITRAQRELFFTLCKERRQYGELIRPEPSRFLMELPQDDLKWENERKVVSPEERMQKGQSHLANIRAQLANAKKPQ from the coding sequence ATGCGATTAAATCCCAGCCAACAACAAGCCGTCGAATTTGTCACTGGGCCTTGCCTGGTGTTGGCCGGTGCGGGTTCGGGCAAAACCCGAGTCATTACCAATAAGATTGCGCATCTGATCCGCCAATGTGGCTATCAGCCAAAGCATATTGCTGCGGTAACATTTACCAATAAAGCCGCGCGCGAGATGAAAGAGCGTGTGGCTCAGACTTTAGGGCGCAAAGAAGCGCGGGGTTTGATGATTGCGACATTCCATACTTTGGGGTTGGAAATCATCAAAAAAGAGTACAAAGCACTGGGAATGAAATCCAATTTCTCTTTGTTTGATGCGCAAGATCAATTGGGTTTATTGAAAGATTTGACCCAAAAATGGTTGGAAGACGATAAAACGTTGCTGCAACAGCTGATATCCCAGATCTCAAATTGGAAAAATGATCTTCTCGATCCTGCTGCCGCCGCAGCCTTGGCGCGATCCGAGCGCGATAAGTTATTCGTCCATTGTTATGGCTTATATGATGCTCATTTAAAAGCCTGCAATGTATTGGATTTTGACGACCTTATCTCGCTGCCAACGCTGTTGCTGCAAAACAATCTGGAAGTGCGCGAACGTTGGCAAAATCGGCTGCGTTACCTACTAGTAGATGAATACCAAGATACCAATACCAGCCAGTACCAAATGGTTAAATTGCTGGTGGGCAGTCGGGCGCGCTTTACCGTGGTGGGTGATGATGACCAATCCATCTATTCATGGCGCGGTGCACGGCCACAGAACTTAGTTTTGCTGAATGAAGATTTCCCCCAGTTGCAGGTGATCAAGCTGGAGCAGAACTACCGCTCTTCGGGCCGAATTCTGAAAGCGGCGAATATTTTGATTGCCAATAACCCGCATGTTTTTGAAAAAAAACTCTTTTCTAAATTGGACTATGGCGATGAGCTAACAGTCATTACCGCCAATAATGAAGATCATGAAGCTGAAAGAGTGGTCGGTGAACTTATTGCCCACCATTTTGTGAAAAAAACGCAATACAGCGACTATGCCATTTTGTATCGCGGCAACCATCAATCACGGTTGTTTGAAAAGCTGCTGATGCAAAACCGCATTCCTTACCGTATCTCCGGCGGCGATTCATTTTTCTCGCGCCCAGAAATCAAAGATTTACTGGCTTACTTGCGGGTATTGACCAATCAGGATGATGACAGCGCATTCTTACGCATCGTGAATACCCCAAAGCGTGAGATAGGTTCAGCGACGGTTCAAAAACTGGGTGAATGGGCCAATGTGCGTAATAAAAGCCTGTTTCGTGCCAGTTTTGATTTAGGGCTAGGTGAGCATTTGAAAGGTCGGGGGCTGGAATCATTACAGCGCTTTACGCATTGGATGGACGGCATTATTCGGTTAGTGGAACACGAGCCAGTGGCGGCAGTGCGGGATTTGATCCACGGCATTGATTATGAGAGTTGGCTGTTCGAAACTTCCCCTAGCCCGAAAGCCGCTGAGATGCGGATGAAAAACGTCAATTTATTATTCAGTTGGATGACAGAAATGCTGGAAGGGTCAGAATTGAATGAACCAATGACCCTGACTCAGGTTGTCACGCGCTTTACCCTGCGCGATATGATGGAGCGCGGGGAAAGTGATGAGGAGCTGGATCAAGTGCAATTGATGACCTTGCATGCTTCAAAAGGGCTGGAATTTCCGTATGTATTCTTGGTCGGCATGGAAGAGGGTTTACTGCCACACCAAAGCAGTATTGACGAAGATAATGTCGATGAAGAGCGGCGACTGGCCTATGTGGGAATCACCCGTGCTCAGCGCGAACTGTTTTTCACTTTGTGCAAAGAACGGCGGCAGTATGGCGAGCTGATTCGGCCAGAACCAAGCCGCTTTTTGATGGAATTGCCGCAGGATGATTTGAAATGGGAAAATGAGCGCAAAGTCGTGAGCCCGGAAGAGCGGATGCAAAAAGGCCAGAGTCACCTGGCCAATATTCGTGCGCAACTTGCGAATGCTAAAAAGCCACAGTAA
- the ppx gene encoding exopolyphosphatase: MLSSTSLYAAIDLGSNSFHMLVVREVAGSIQTLARIKRKVRLAAGLDSQNHLSQEAMERGWQCLKLFSERLQDIPLSQIRVVATATLRLASNAEEFLQTAAEILGCPIQVISGEEEARLIYQGVAHTTGGPEQRLVVDIGGGSTELVTGNGAQANILVSLSMGCVTWLERYFSDRNLAKDNFDRAELAAREMLKPVAQRFRDHGWQICVGASGTVQALQEIMVAQGMDELITLAKLQQLKQRAIQCGKLEELEIPGLTLERALVFPSGLSILIAIFQELAIESMTLAGGALREGLVYGMLHLPVEQDVRSRTVRNIQRRYLLDTEQAKRVSKLADNFLLQVEKEWHLDGRCRELLQNACLMHEIGLSIDFKRAPQHAAYLIRNLDLPGFTPAQKLLLAALLQNQSNTIDLLLLNQQNALPVEMAQHLCCLLRLAIIFSSRRRDDTLPAVRLRANSEGLYVLLPQGWLQQHPYRAEALEQESHWQSYVQWPLLLEELD, from the coding sequence ATGCTAAGTTCCACCTCACTTTATGCTGCCATCGATCTTGGCTCCAACAGTTTTCATATGTTGGTGGTACGTGAGGTGGCTGGCAGTATCCAGACGTTAGCCCGAATCAAGCGGAAAGTCCGTCTGGCGGCGGGTCTGGATAGCCAAAACCACCTATCGCAAGAAGCGATGGAACGTGGCTGGCAATGTTTGAAGCTTTTCTCAGAGCGCTTGCAGGACATTCCTTTGAGTCAGATTCGTGTGGTCGCAACAGCAACCCTGCGTCTGGCCTCAAATGCTGAAGAATTCCTGCAAACGGCGGCTGAAATCCTCGGTTGTCCGATTCAAGTGATCAGTGGTGAAGAAGAAGCGCGTCTGATTTATCAGGGCGTTGCCCATACTACCGGTGGGCCAGAGCAGCGTTTAGTCGTCGATATTGGCGGTGGCAGCACAGAGCTGGTGACCGGCAATGGTGCTCAGGCAAATATTCTGGTCAGTTTATCAATGGGTTGCGTAACCTGGTTGGAGCGCTACTTCAGTGACCGCAATCTGGCAAAAGACAATTTTGATCGTGCAGAATTAGCTGCTCGTGAGATGCTAAAACCTGTCGCGCAGCGCTTTCGTGACCATGGCTGGCAAATCTGTGTCGGTGCCTCTGGCACGGTTCAGGCCCTGCAAGAAATCATGGTCGCTCAAGGTATGGACGAGCTGATCACCTTAGCCAAATTGCAGCAGCTCAAACAAAGAGCAATTCAATGTGGCAAACTGGAAGAACTGGAAATCCCCGGTTTAACACTGGAACGCGCTCTGGTTTTCCCCAGTGGCCTGTCTATCTTAATTGCAATATTCCAAGAGTTGGCGATTGAAAGCATGACGCTAGCGGGCGGCGCACTACGTGAAGGGCTGGTCTATGGCATGCTTCATTTGCCGGTAGAACAAGATGTTCGCAGCCGAACAGTGAGAAATATACAGCGCCGCTATTTACTGGATACTGAACAAGCCAAACGCGTCAGTAAATTGGCCGATAACTTTTTACTTCAGGTGGAAAAAGAGTGGCATCTTGATGGCCGATGTCGCGAGTTATTGCAAAATGCCTGTTTGATGCACGAAATTGGCCTAAGCATCGATTTTAAACGTGCTCCGCAACATGCTGCTTACCTGATACGCAATCTGGATCTCCCTGGTTTTACTCCCGCTCAAAAACTGCTACTTGCGGCTTTGCTGCAAAATCAGAGTAATACGATCGATCTTTTGCTGTTAAATCAACAAAATGCATTGCCAGTAGAGATGGCTCAGCATTTGTGTTGTTTATTGCGTCTGGCGATTATATTCTCCAGCCGTCGCCGGGATGACACACTACCGGCGGTTAGGCTACGGGCCAATAGTGAGGGGCTTTATGTACTGTTACCTCAGGGCTGGCTGCAACAGCATCCTTACCGTGCAGAAGCATTAGAACAAGAAAGTCATTGGCAGAGCTATGTTCAGTGGCCGCTATTATTAGAAGAATTGGACTAA
- the rhlB gene encoding ATP-dependent RNA helicase RhlB: MSKTHLTEQKFSDFALHPLVIEALENKGFQYCTPIQALALPLTLSGRDVAGQAQTGTGKTLAFLASTFHYLLSHPAEEGRQTNQPRALIMAPTRELAVQIHSDAESLSQITGLKLGLAYGGDGYDKQLKVLESGVDILIGTTGRLIDYAKQNYINLGAIQVVVLDEADRMYDLGFIKDIRWLFRRMPSVDKRLNMLFSATLSYRVRELAFEQMNNAEYVEVEPLQKTGHRIQEELFYPSNEEKMRLLQTLIEEEWPDRCIIFANTKHRCEEIWGHLAADGHRVGLLTGDVAQKKRLRILEDFTKGDLDILVATDVAARGLHIPLVTHVFNYDLPDDCEDYVHRIGRTGRAGESGHSISLACEEYALNLPAIETYTGHSIPVSKYNSDALLTDLPAPKRLARTRTGNGPRRNSAPRRSGAPRNNRKRPS, from the coding sequence ATGAGCAAAACACACTTGACCGAACAGAAGTTTTCCGACTTCGCCCTGCACCCGCTAGTTATTGAAGCCCTTGAAAACAAAGGGTTTCAGTATTGCACGCCGATACAGGCGTTAGCATTGCCACTCACCCTTTCGGGGCGTGATGTAGCGGGTCAGGCGCAAACAGGAACCGGCAAGACGCTGGCATTCTTAGCGTCTACTTTCCATTATTTGCTTTCTCACCCCGCAGAAGAGGGTCGCCAGACTAATCAGCCGCGCGCTTTAATTATGGCACCAACGCGCGAGTTAGCCGTGCAAATTCACTCTGATGCAGAATCACTTTCCCAGATAACCGGGCTGAAATTAGGCTTGGCTTATGGCGGCGATGGCTATGATAAACAGCTTAAGGTGCTGGAAAGTGGTGTTGATATTCTGATCGGTACTACTGGTCGTTTAATCGATTACGCAAAACAAAATTATATTAACCTCGGTGCGATTCAGGTTGTGGTCTTGGATGAAGCTGATCGGATGTACGATTTAGGCTTTATTAAAGATATCCGCTGGCTGTTCCGCCGTATGCCTTCCGTTGATAAGCGCTTAAACATGCTGTTCTCTGCCACACTATCGTACCGGGTACGTGAACTGGCCTTTGAGCAAATGAATAACGCTGAATATGTTGAAGTGGAACCGTTGCAAAAAACCGGCCACCGCATTCAGGAAGAGCTATTCTACCCTTCAAATGAAGAAAAAATGCGTCTGCTTCAGACGTTAATTGAAGAAGAGTGGCCAGATCGCTGCATTATTTTCGCCAATACCAAACATCGTTGCGAAGAAATCTGGGGCCATTTAGCCGCTGATGGTCATCGTGTCGGTTTGTTGACCGGTGATGTGGCACAGAAAAAACGCCTGCGAATTCTGGAAGATTTCACTAAAGGTGATTTGGATATTTTGGTTGCGACTGATGTTGCCGCCCGTGGCCTACACATTCCACTGGTAACCCATGTCTTCAACTATGACTTACCCGATGACTGTGAAGATTATGTTCACCGCATTGGCCGAACTGGCCGTGCTGGCGAAAGTGGTCATTCCATCAGCCTGGCATGTGAAGAGTACGCGTTAAACTTACCCGCTATTGAGACCTACACTGGCCATAGCATTCCGGTAAGTAAATATAATAGCGATGCGCTATTAACTGATTTACCAGCACCAAAACGTCTGGCCCGTACCCGCACCGGGAATGGCCCACGCCGTAATTCTGCTCCACGTCGCAGTGGTGCACCACGGAATAACCGTAAGCGACCGAGCTGA
- the trxA gene encoding thioredoxin TrxA codes for MSDKIIHLSDESFGTKVLEADGLVLVDFWAEWCGPCKMIAPILDEIAEEYEGRLTITKLNIDDNQATAPKYGIRGIPTLLLFRDGEVVATKVGALSKGQLKEFLDANL; via the coding sequence ATGAGCGATAAAATTATTCACCTGAGTGACGAAAGCTTCGGCACTAAAGTGCTGGAAGCCGATGGCCTGGTTCTGGTTGATTTCTGGGCTGAATGGTGTGGTCCGTGCAAGATGATTGCTCCGATTTTGGATGAAATTGCTGAAGAGTATGAAGGTAGGCTTACCATCACTAAATTGAATATTGATGATAACCAAGCCACTGCACCGAAATACGGTATCCGTGGTATCCCTACGCTGTTGTTATTCCGTGACGGTGAAGTAGTGGCAACCAAGGTAGGTGCTTTGTCTAAGGGTCAGCTTAAAGAATTCTTGGATGCTAATCTGTAA
- the rho gene encoding transcription termination factor Rho, giving the protein MNLTELKNTPVSDLITLGENMGLENLARMRKQDIIFSILKQHAKSGEDIFGDGVLEILQDGFGFLRSADSSYLAGPDDIYVSPSQIRRFNLRTGDTVAGKIRPPKEGERYFALLKVNEVNYDKPENARNKILFENLTPLHANSRLRMERGNGSTEDLTARVLDLASPIGRGQRGLIVAPPKAGKTMLLQNIATSIAYNHPDCVLMVLLIDERPEEVTEMQRLVKGEVIASTFDEPASRHVQVAEMVIEKAKRLVEHKKDVIILLDSITRLARAYNTVVPASGKVLTGGVDANALHRPKRFFGAARNVEEGGSLTIIATALVDTGSKMDEVIYEEFKGTGNMELHLSRKIAEKRVFPAIDFNRSGTRKEELLTTTEELQKMWILRRILHPMGEIDAMEFLISKLATAKTNDQFFDNMRRS; this is encoded by the coding sequence ATGAATCTTACCGAATTAAAGAACACGCCGGTTTCTGATCTGATAACACTTGGCGAAAATATGGGGCTGGAAAACCTGGCCCGGATGCGTAAACAAGATATTATTTTCTCTATCCTTAAGCAGCACGCGAAAAGTGGAGAAGATATCTTCGGTGACGGTGTATTGGAGATATTGCAGGATGGATTTGGTTTCCTCCGTTCAGCAGACAGCTCCTACCTCGCCGGCCCCGACGACATCTATGTATCCCCAAGCCAAATTCGCCGTTTCAACCTTCGCACTGGTGATACCGTTGCCGGTAAGATTCGTCCACCAAAAGAAGGTGAGCGTTATTTTGCATTGTTGAAAGTTAACGAAGTTAACTACGACAAACCGGAAAATGCCCGTAACAAAATCCTGTTCGAAAACTTAACCCCATTACATGCCAATTCTCGTCTACGGATGGAACGTGGTAATGGTTCGACAGAAGATTTAACTGCCCGTGTACTTGATTTGGCTTCGCCGATCGGTCGTGGCCAGCGTGGGCTGATTGTTGCTCCGCCAAAAGCGGGTAAGACTATGCTGTTGCAGAATATTGCTACCAGCATTGCTTACAATCACCCTGATTGCGTATTAATGGTCTTGTTGATTGACGAGCGTCCGGAAGAAGTGACTGAGATGCAACGTCTGGTTAAAGGTGAAGTTATTGCTTCAACTTTCGATGAGCCTGCATCCCGTCACGTCCAAGTCGCTGAAATGGTTATCGAGAAAGCGAAACGTCTGGTTGAGCATAAAAAAGACGTTATCATCTTACTGGATTCGATTACTCGTTTGGCCCGTGCATACAACACCGTCGTACCTGCTTCTGGTAAAGTTCTGACTGGTGGTGTGGATGCTAACGCCTTACATCGTCCTAAGCGTTTCTTTGGTGCTGCACGTAATGTTGAAGAGGGCGGTAGCCTGACCATCATTGCCACCGCGTTGGTTGATACCGGTTCTAAAATGGATGAAGTTATCTATGAAGAATTTAAAGGTACCGGCAACATGGAATTGCATCTTTCTCGCAAAATTGCAGAGAAACGCGTGTTCCCAGCTATTGATTTCAACCGCTCTGGTACGCGTAAAGAAGAGTTGCTGACAACGACTGAAGAGCTACAAAAAATGTGGATTTTACGTCGAATTCTTCATCCAATGGGTGAGATCGATGCAATGGAATTCCTCATCAGTAAACTGGCAACAGCGAAAACCAACGATCAGTTCTTCGATAACATGAGACGTTCATAA
- the wecA gene encoding UDP-N-acetylglucosamine--undecaprenyl-phosphate N-acetylglucosaminephosphotransferase, with amino-acid sequence MNLLTMSTEIFVIFLFSLAFLFVARKVAKKIGLVDKPNYRKRHQGLIPLVGGISVFAGICFTFLITNQQIPHFHLYLGCAGLLVFVGALDDRFDISVKIRAFVQALVGIAMMAAAGLYLRSLGHVFGPWEMVLGPFGYVVTLFAVWAAINAFNMVDGIDGLLGGLSCVSFGAMGLLLYQSGQMALALWCFAMIAAILPYILLNLGLLGRRYKVFMGDAGSTLIGFTAIWILLQSTQGNSHPINPVTALWIIAIPLMDMIAIMYRRLRKGMSPFSPDRQHIHHLIMRAGFTSRQAFVLITLAAALLAGVGVIGERLTFIPEWVMLALFLLAFLLYGYCIKRAWRVARFIKRIKRRMRRASQNKHES; translated from the coding sequence GTGAATTTACTCACTATGAGTACTGAAATATTTGTTATTTTTCTGTTTTCTCTGGCATTTTTATTTGTAGCTCGCAAAGTTGCCAAGAAAATTGGATTAGTTGATAAACCTAACTATCGCAAACGTCACCAAGGATTGATCCCATTAGTGGGCGGAATATCCGTGTTTGCGGGTATTTGTTTTACTTTCCTGATAACTAACCAACAGATCCCACATTTCCACTTATATCTGGGGTGTGCTGGTTTATTGGTGTTCGTTGGTGCTTTAGATGATCGCTTCGATATCAGTGTAAAAATCCGAGCTTTTGTACAAGCATTAGTCGGTATTGCCATGATGGCAGCCGCAGGGCTTTATTTACGCAGCTTGGGGCATGTATTTGGCCCGTGGGAGATGGTATTAGGGCCGTTCGGTTATGTTGTCACACTGTTCGCAGTATGGGCGGCGATAAACGCTTTCAATATGGTCGATGGCATTGATGGTTTACTGGGAGGGCTGTCTTGTGTCTCTTTCGGTGCCATGGGTCTTTTACTGTATCAAAGCGGACAAATGGCATTAGCGCTATGGTGTTTTGCGATGATCGCCGCCATCTTGCCTTATATTTTGCTTAACCTTGGGTTGCTGGGTCGCCGCTATAAAGTCTTTATGGGCGATGCGGGTAGTACGCTGATTGGTTTCACCGCAATTTGGATACTATTGCAAAGCACACAGGGGAATTCCCATCCCATTAACCCGGTCACCGCATTGTGGATTATTGCAATTCCATTGATGGATATGATTGCCATCATGTATCGGCGTTTGCGTAAAGGAATGAGTCCTTTCTCCCCCGACCGCCAACATATCCATCACTTAATCATGCGCGCCGGTTTTACTTCACGACAGGCATTTGTCTTAATCACTCTAGCTGCGGCATTGTTAGCGGGAGTGGGCGTTATCGGCGAACGGCTAACATTTATCCCTGAATGGGTCATGTTGGCATTATTCTTGCTTGCATTTCTGTTGTATGGCTACTGCATAAAACGGGCATGGCGAGTGGCGCGTTTTATCAAACGTATCAAGCGTCGGATGCGCCGTGCATCGCAAAATAAGCATGAATCTTAA
- the wzzE gene encoding ECA polysaccharide chain length modulation protein produces MKPESMSTDKTGSTHNEPVMDNELDIRSLCRTLWRGKVWIIGMAILFAAIALGVSYLVKQQWSATAITDRPTVNNLGGYYSQQQFLRNLDSRSNSGVASEQPGISDEAYSEFITQLAAYDTRRDFWLQTDYYKQRLEGDAKADAALLDELVNNIVFTPRDDKKILNDSIKLTAETATDSNKMLRSYIDFASQRAASHLNDEIEGAWAARTQSMKAQVKRQEAVAQAVYDREISAVKQALKVASQQGINRSQTDTPAEQLPDSKMFMLGKPMLEARLETLQATGPSFDIDYDQNRAMLATLNVGPTLDKTFQAYRYLRTPEDPVTRDSPRRVFLLIMWGAIGALVGAGVVLVRRTSTQA; encoded by the coding sequence ATGAAACCAGAATCTATGTCGACTGATAAAACAGGATCTACCCATAACGAGCCAGTTATGGATAACGAGTTAGATATCCGCAGCCTGTGCCGTACTCTTTGGCGCGGTAAAGTGTGGATTATCGGTATGGCAATTCTTTTTGCTGCAATAGCGCTGGGTGTTTCCTACTTGGTAAAACAGCAGTGGAGTGCGACAGCCATTACAGACAGGCCAACTGTCAATAATTTGGGCGGTTATTACTCTCAGCAGCAATTTTTGCGCAACCTTGATAGCCGTAGCAATAGTGGTGTTGCCAGTGAGCAACCCGGTATTTCTGACGAAGCGTACAGCGAATTTATTACTCAGTTAGCCGCTTACGATACGCGCCGTGATTTTTGGCTACAAACTGATTATTACAAACAGCGGTTAGAGGGTGATGCTAAGGCGGATGCGGCATTACTCGATGAGCTGGTGAATAATATTGTTTTCACCCCGCGTGATGACAAAAAAATACTGAATGACAGCATTAAATTGACGGCAGAAACCGCCACCGATTCCAATAAAATGCTGCGCAGTTATATTGATTTTGCTAGCCAACGTGCTGCCAGTCACTTGAATGATGAGATTGAAGGCGCATGGGCTGCTCGCACTCAGTCAATGAAAGCGCAGGTTAAACGGCAAGAAGCCGTTGCTCAAGCGGTGTACGATCGTGAAATTTCTGCGGTTAAGCAAGCTTTAAAAGTGGCCAGCCAGCAAGGAATTAATCGCAGTCAAACCGATACGCCGGCTGAACAATTACCCGATTCTAAAATGTTTATGTTAGGTAAACCAATGCTCGAAGCCCGGCTAGAGACATTGCAGGCTACCGGCCCAAGTTTTGATATTGATTATGATCAGAACCGAGCAATGTTGGCAACATTGAATGTCGGCCCGACGCTGGATAAAACCTTCCAGGCTTACCGTTACTTACGAACACCAGAAGATCCCGTTACCCGTGATAGCCCGCGTCGCGTATTCCTGTTGATTATGTGGGGCGCGATTGGCGCATTGGTTGGCGCGGGAGTGGTGTTGGTTCGCCGTACCAGTACGCAAGCATAA